The nucleotide window TAGGAGCCATAGGGGCATAGCAGGGAGAGCAGCGATGGGAGGCCAGAACAGAGAGGCCCGGAGAGGAGGACGGGGAGCCCCCTGCCCTGTCTGTGGGGATCATAGATGACTCAAGGAGCCAATGGAGGCAAAGTCTGGGGCTGGGTGAGGGGAAGAGGGTGATGCGGCCGAGCCAGAGCCACGTCAGGCCAGGAATTGGCAGAGTTTGGGAGGGTCGGAGGGAGCCGGAGGTTGGGGTCCGTTTGTTGTTTCTTGATTGTCTTGGCTCCGAGGGCCACCACTGGGAGCTGCCAGGCGAATGCGGCTGCTTTTCCTCGATGGGTGGGACCCTAAATGGGCCCCCTTTCCTCTTCGAGGCTCATGTGTGCACGGTCGGGGGACGGAGAGGCCTCGCGGCTCCCCGGCGTCCAGAAGCCCGGCCTCTGAGCGGGACGGAGACCAGGTCTGTCCCACCAGGGAGGCccggaaggagggaggagaggaagcagGGACTGGCCTGGGAGGGTCGCTGGCACCTGGGCTCTGGCCTTTCAGCGATGGGAAGCCCAGGGCCCTCGGATTCACCGGGCACAGCTCTCTCCGGCTCGGCTCGCCAGCACCATCGGAGCCCGGCTCCCCGAATTAGTAGAGCGAGGGGGCCCCCCTGAAGTTTGGGGATACCACCACCCGAGTCTTCAGCAGCTGGGGGAGGGGCCGCTCCAAGGCCAGCCCCCGAGGGAGGGTCCCTGCTTGGCCCTACAGCTTCATTGTCAGAGTCTTGGAGGAGCCCTTGGAATGGGCATGGAGTCCGGAGGAGGCAGGGAGGGGAAAGGCCTGAAGAGGGGCGGCCTGGCTCTCGGGGAGCCCCGCAGTGTGATGGCCGCCTGAACCTGAGacgggagggagggggaaatagaACAGGCGGCCCTCCcagattctcttctcttccccgcCTCACTGCCAAGTTCTCAGGCCCGGCCTGGCCTCTTCGGTTGGTGCTTCCTGACGGTTCACTAAGCTGGTTCTTGATCTTTCCTCTGTCTAGGACAGGAAGCGTCAAGGGCCAGGCAGTCAGGGTCAAGTCCGAGGCAGACTCGAACCCAGGGCTGGGGAGCTGGCCCTCCTCattcattgccttaaggcatttGTTCTTATCTCCTGGTGTTTTCTcccttttgccattttcctttgttCTCCCTCCTAGTTCTGGGGCAGCCGGGGTGGAGGGGCTGGGCAGGGGGCTGCGTGGGGCCAAGCCTGGTCTGGGACGCTCTCAGGCCCTGGCGTGGCCGCCCTGGCACCTCTGGCCCCCTCCTGGGAATGTGGTGGAGATGGCCGGACGCCACTGGCTGCCCCATTTGTTCTGTCGAAAGAGGAGCCCGGAAGCTTGTCCGGCTCGAGCTGCGGCGGCCCGTGTCCACTAGGGGGCAGACGTGCTCCGGGCGCAGCTCCTCTGTCCACCGTTGGGTACCCCCCAGCACTCCGTTGGGAGCCCGGGGGGAGGGGAGACCGCAGCCTCTCCCCCAAAGTGCCCCTCGAACCCTGCCCCGAAGCGGAAGCAGCCCCCAGGCCTGAGGCAGCTCAGCTCGCCTGTCTGGGCAGCAAGTGTCCGGCAGGGACCCCCAGAGGCCAGATGCTTTAGCGCGCAGCGGCTGCCTCAGCGAAGGCAGCGGGTGTGGAGGAGGATGGCGGAGAGAGCCAGGCAGCCTccgcctgcctcagtttcctcgtctgtaagaCAGGCGCCGCGGTACTGAATTCTAAGAGTTTTGTAAAGGCCCTCGTCAGCCTTCCTAGCAGCGCCCCAGAGCCACCAGGATCGGGAGGTCCTTGCTGTCTCCCCGCGTCGCAGTGACCTTGGGCGGGTCCCCCACTCGGGGGTCCGAGTGGCGCCGCCCGAGGCCTTACAGACCGAGTCGGCCTCCGACCTGGATCCCTCCGGCTTGTTTCTCCCCTCCACGCAGGTCTGTCTTGGCGCTTTGGGGCTTCTCCGAGGTTTTCACTGGCATTACGTACTGGAGAGCGCCAGCGCCAGGCCATGGGGAGGTCTGGGGGGCTCGCAGGAGAATTAGAACCCtcgtccccctccccctcccctcggCCTTCGGGGGGGGTCGTGTTCTAGCGTGACCCCCGCTTCTCGAAGGAGTGGCTAAGAGCAGGCCGGCGCCCTGGGCTCTGTGGGGCGGCCCTGGGGAGAGGCGCGGCTGGATCAGAACCGGCCCCTTTGCCCGACCTTCTTCCCCGTCCCTCGGCAGCAGCCGCAGCCCAGTACCCGGTTCTGACCAAGACCAGAGCCGACAGCCAGGCCTCGGCTGGTCTCGACGAAAGCCGGTGGATGGGGGTGCCGTCTGCGGGGCCCGGAGCTGCGCTCGCCCGCTGGTCTGGCCCTTCGTCCCGTCCCCTTCGCGGGGTGGCAGCCAGCGGACGAGACTCCGTGAGAGgtccggccccggccccggctcGCTCGGCGTCTCCTCCTGCTGCCGCCTGGTCCTGACCCTGCCCTCCTTCTCGTCCTCAGAGACCCCGAAGATGAGCCCCCTCATCGAGCCCCTCTCCTGGATGCTGGGCACCTGGCTCTCGGAGCCCCCCGGACACGGCGTCTACCCGAGCCTGCAGCCCTTTCACTACCTGGAGGAGGTGCACATCAGCCACGTGGGCCAGCCGATGCTGAACTTCTCGTAAGTCCAGACCGCTCCGGCTCTTCCTGTCGCGGCGCCTCTGGGTGCCCAGCAGGGCTTCAGAGGGCCCCTCGGCCTGTCCAAGGCTCACAGGTGGCCTGAGCTCTGCCTGGCGTTCTTGACCCTTAACGTGAGGCAGAACTTGTGCAAAGCTGGGCAGCCGTCTTGGCACTAGCGCCCATCTTTGCTCAGGGGCAGCAGCCACGCGTCCTCCTCCCTCGGGAGGCGCAGGAAACCCCCGTCACACACCCACCCTCGGCAGTAAATGGAAAGGCCAGCGAGGGGGCTCAGTGGAGAGccgggcctggagatgggaggtcctgggttcaaagctggtctcacacttccttgctgggtgaccctgggtgagtcccttcacccccactgcccagcccttacccactcttctaccttgggacaCAGGATTCATTTTAGGACTGAAGATAAAAGGTTTTAGAAAAGGAAGGACACGGATATCATCCTCTTTCCTGGTATCCTGCCACCTTTCCTTGTCTGTAGGCTCGGGCTGCAGAAAGGCAGCAGCAACAATctgctcctcctcttcccccttttccttctctttcttcttctctcctcctctttctctcctcctctcctcttcctcctcttcccccttctccttcttctttctcctctcctcctcctcctctttcttctcattcttttcttcttcttctcctcctcctctttctcttctcctcctctactcccttctcctctttttcttctactcctccttcccctcctctccacaAAGCCCTGCCTGCTAATGACATTTGCCCCATTCCTGGTTTCCTGCCCAGGTTTAACGCCTTCCATCCAGACACCAAGAAGCCAATGCACAGGGAATGTGGGTTCATCCGTGTCAAGCCCGACTCCAACAAGGTGGCCTTTGTTAGCGCACAGAACACAGGTACTGGCGCCCTGCGTGCGTCCCTGGTGCCCTGACGCCCACCTTGGGCCGCTGGCACTGGGGAGAGCCAATGGGCAGGGCCAAGGAGTGCCAGCGTACCACAGGAGCTCTtggggagaaggaggggaggcCAAGGGCTCAGGGGCTCAAGGATGTCCGGATCGAGGCCCTCCTAGAAGCTGGGCTCCAGCTGCTTCAGGGGATCCCTTTTCCTGCTCTGGCACATTGAGGGGCCGCAGACCTGGACCCCCTTTTCCCAGAGGGGTGTCAGCCGTCCCAGGGGCAGCTTCTCTTGTCTGGCTCCTCCTGAAATGGTTTGGTTCTTGGGGGGAGTCTGGCAGCCACGGGCCAGGCTCGCCGTCTCCAGCCCCGAGGGCTGATGGAAGTGAGCGTCCACCGGCCGTCTGGATGACGCCCTCCCTGCTCTCCTGCCACGTTTGTCCAGGCCATCTGTCAGCTTTGAAGGCTGGATGGGGCTCCATGTGGCCTCACTGCCTGAAGCTGGGGGAGACTTGCCCGTCCTGGGGCCGGACTGGAAGGAGAGCTggctgggctgcccaggggaGAGGACGGCCCCTCGCCCAGCCCAGGGAGGGGGTCACAGGGGGTCAGGTGGCCTGTCCAGAGGCCCCGAGCTCTGCCTGTGCCCGCCTGGCACGGGGATCAGGAACAGGACCCCCCCCACTGAGCAcagcctctccctctcccagggATCGTGGAAGTGGAAGAAGGCGAGGTGAACGGGCAGGAGCTCTGCATAGCGTCTCACTCCATCGCCAGGATGTCCTTCGCAGCGGAGCCCCGGGTGGAGCAGGTGAGCCCGCCCCGTGCCCTCCCCGTGCCCGAGCCTGCCCGAGAGTGGGGAACAACGGAGGGCTCTTGGTCACCTCAGAGGTCTCCTCTTATCAGTGGGCTAACGGCCCCCCTTGCGCAGTCTGTCTGCACTAGACCTTTGGTGATGTCCGCCGGCACCCGGGGCTGGGAGGGGGCGAGGCCGACTCCGCTTGGGGCTCCCCTAAAAGGGGGGTCTCTGGGGGCTGCAGGGGCCAACACGCCTTGGCCTGTGGGCGGTAGGTTTGCTGAGCCCCTTCATGCCTGGCCCTGGGCCTGGAGCCAAGCCTGCGGAGTTGGGGGGGTCGTGCTTTAGACCCCCCCACCTGCCCCAATGGGATAGTCCCCTTTGGGGCCTGTGGGCCCCGCCTGGACACAGAGGccctgggccagtcccttccCCATTGCTGAGGCCTCGCCTCTAGCGCTtctatggattccaagatggccGGGAGGGGAAGTGCTCGGGCGTGGGGCCTCCCATTGGGCCAGCCGAGCTTCCTGCCGCCTGATTGGTGGGCGGGTAGGAGTTGAGGCGGGGCCTCTGCCCCCCCCAGGAGGGCCCCGAAGCCCCAGGGGGGCCCGGGGTGGGCAGCCCTCAGCAGGCCTCCCTCGGGGAGACCCGCCTGCATGTCCAGCCCCCCAATCCCGGCACGAAGGGCCCAGAGAGGCTACGGCGCTCCAAAGAGGGGGTGGAGACGGAGAGGCCTGAGGACAGGAACGCCCCCAGCAGGCCCCTGTGCTTCTGCCGCCTGCAGCCGCCCGGCCTCCATAGAACGCCGGACCGGGCGGCCGGCCCGAGTGGCAGAAGCCCGCCAGGCCCGCCTTCTCTTGGCACCTACAGAGGGATTTTCCCAAGAAGGGGGGCTGGGCGGGCCGAGGGGGGACCCGCCCTGCTGCCCCCCAAGAGACGCCCTTCTCTTTGCTCCGCAGATCATGCGCACGTTCCGCCTCACCACCGACGGGAGGCTGGAGCAGACGGTCTCCATGGCGACCTCCAGCCAGCCCATGACGCAGCACCTGCACATCACCTACAAGAGAGTGTCGCTGCCTCCGCCTTCGCCTTCGCCTTCGCCCTTGGAGGCCCCGCTCTGAGCGGGAGGGAGCGCCGCGGCGCAGAGGCGGCCCCCACCCAGAGAGGCCAGCCCTGCCACGGCCCAGAAACCAAATAAAAGCCCTTTATTTTTAAGGCTGTGGTTGGAAGCCTcatgacggggggggggggggggggggggggggggggggcacttggGCTCCTGCTTCGTCTCTCCTTGTTCCGCCGGCTGCCGGCGGGATTGGCTCCCCAGCCGCGATGCAGCCTCGGCAGGCAGGAGCGGCCGCCACGCTGGGCTCCGCTTTCCTTGTTGCTCTcgcctcccccctttctctccttcactCACCCCCCAATAATGGTGTCCTCTGTGGCTCCCGCCTGTCCTCCCCTCACCGCGCAGCCACACTGGCCGACGGGCTGTTCAACCCCCCCCTTCCCGAGCTCGCCCAGAGGAGGCCCCGGGGGTCCCGGGCTCTTCTTCGCCCCTGTTTCAGCCACCCATCCGCAGCTCTAAGGAAATACTCCCAAGCGCAAAGTCGGCCCTGGGGGGCTGGAATCGGGCCTTCCCTTGGCCTCCTCCCGCATTGACGCCCGCTGtctggaggaaggagggaaaagggaattgtggggaAGCCGGAAGAGCCGGCCAAAGGGCTCCCGCGTTGGACCGAGAGGACCGATCCTCGGGCTTCAGGCCTCGGTTACTTCCCGTCAGAGGCCCCCAAGGAGCTCCGGTGgggcccaaaccagattaaagcGGTTCCGGCTCGTTCGAATGTGTTGGGGGGATTGATTTTCGAAAAAGAAATCTGGACTTATGACCCCGGCAAGCGCCCTCCCCGCCCCCCTTCTTGGAACAACAGA belongs to Monodelphis domestica isolate mMonDom1 chromosome 8, mMonDom1.pri, whole genome shotgun sequence and includes:
- the THAP4 gene encoding peroxynitrite isomerase THAP4 isoform X2, whose product is MLSGGQSPGPETPKMSPLIEPLSWMLGTWLSEPPGHGVYPSLQPFHYLEEVHISHVGQPMLNFSFNAFHPDTKKPMHRECGFIRVKPDSNKVAFVSAQNTGIVEVEEGEVNGQELCIASHSIARMSFAAEPRVEQIMRTFRLTTDGRLEQTVSMATSSQPMTQHLHITYKRVSLPPPSPSPSPLEAPL